In one Nicotiana tomentosiformis chromosome 6, ASM39032v3, whole genome shotgun sequence genomic region, the following are encoded:
- the LOC104092100 gene encoding fructose-bisphosphate aldolase-lysine N-methyltransferase, chloroplastic, which translates to MVISHRVKLSNTWRPPCSVLTVIRRLRCQFTFSTSCSECNDVLPWLEHKAGLEMSSLLSIGNSAHGKSLVARHPIKPGDCLLKVPYNVQLSPDNLPKGIDTLLGDNVSNAAKVALLILYEQKLGQKSEWAPYITRLPRLEHMHNTIFWNDNELQMIQPSSLYHQTIMHKLFVEQEFPTIKKADFIRDVLTLEDFKYAFSLVTSRAWESSRGVSMIPFADFANHSDLSDTIVLSNEEEQLSEVIADYSYAPGDEVLIRYGKFSNARLLLDFGFTLPCNKYEQVQVELTIPYEDNLRQLKLELLSRHKMPILKDVNGLSSSENSFALKEVRGYALDGQGRGIPQSIRAFARVVCCTSPLEMNDLAVEAAENDGRLARRPLKDKSREIEAHQFLHSKINELIEEYNASIKSLELPTTLCMVGKHDLRRQMAQCLLIGELRVLKSAALWLENYCATLFRV; encoded by the coding sequence ATGGTAATCTCCCACAGAGTCAAATTATCAAACACCTGGCGACCACCATGCTCAGTCCTCACTGTCATCCGTCGGCTCCGCTGCCAATTCACCTTCTCCACTAGTTGTTCAGAGTGCAATGACGTTTTGCCGTGGTTGGAACACAAGGCTGGGTTGGAGATGTCTTCCTTGCTTTCAATTGGAAACTCCGCTCATGGAAAATCACTCGTTGCTCGTCACCCTATAAAACCAGGCGATTGCTTGTTGAAGGTTCCTTACAATGTGCAATTGTCCCCTGATAATCTCCCAAAAGGTATCGATACTTTATTGGGAGATAATGTAAGCAATGCCGCTAAAGTTGCCTTACTCATTCTATATGAGCAGAAGTTGGGCCAGAAATCTGAATGGGCCCCTTACATTACTCGTCTTCCCCGGCTTGAACATATGCATAACACTATATTCTGGAATGACAATGAGCTACAGATGATTCAACCAAGTTCATTATATCATCAAACAATTATGCATAAGCTGTTTGTTGAACAAGAATTTCCAACAATTAAGAAGGCTGATTTTATCCGAGATGTGTTAACGTTAGAGGACTTTAAATATGCATTCTCTTTAGTTACATCGCGAGCATGGGAAAGCTCTCGGGGTGTATCTATGATTCCTTTTGCAGATTTTGCAAATCACAGTGACCTTTCGGACACGATTGTATTGAGTAATGAAGAGGAACAGCTCTCAGAGGTTATTGCGGATTACAGTTATGCTCCTGGTGATGAGGTGCTCATAAGATATGGAAAGTTTTCAAATGCAAGACTCcttttggattttggatttacTCTTCCTTGTAATAAGTATGAACAGGTTCAAGTTGAGCTGACTATACCTTATGAGGACAACCTCCGTCAGTTGAAGTTGGAGCTTTTGAGCAGACATAAGATGCCAATTCTTAAAGATGTCAATGGATTAAGCTCTTCTGAGAACTCGTTCGCGCTCAAGGAGGTTAGGGGGTATGCTCTTGACGGTCAAGGTAGGGGAATTCCACAGTCAATTCGTGCGTTTGCTCGTGTTGTGTGCTGCACTTCTCCACTAGAGATGAATGATTTGGCTGTGGAAGCAGCAGAAAATGATGGTCGATTGGCTCGGCGTCCACTCAAGGACAAGAGCAGAGAGATTGAAGCACATCAGTTTTTGCACTCAAAAATCAATGAGCTAATAGAAGAATATAATGCATCTATTAAGTCATTGGAGCTGCCCACTACTCTCTGTATGGTTGGAAAACATGATCTGCGGAGACAAATGGCTCAATGCCTTCTCATTGGTGAGCTTCGTGTGCTGAAATCTGCTGCACTATGGCTGGAAAACTATTGTGCAACTTTGTTCAGAGTTTAG
- the LOC104092026 gene encoding cyclin-dependent kinase C-2-like, with product MAIAAPEQLNLTEAPTWGSRTVDCFEKLEQIGEGTYGQVYMAKEIRTGEIVALKKIRMDNEREGFPITAIREIKILKKLHHENVINLKEIVTSPGPEKDEQGRPDGNKYKGGIYMVFEYMDHDLTGLADRPGMRFSVPQIKCYMKQLLTGLHYCHVNQVLHRDIKGSNLLIDNKGNLKLADFGLARSFSNDHNANLTNRVITLWYRPPELLLGTTKYGPAVDMWSVGCIFAELLHGKPIFPGKDEPEQLNKIFELCGAPDEVNWPGVSKIPWYNNFKPSRPLKRRLREVFRHFDRHALELLDKMLTLDPSQRISAKDALDAEYFWTDPLPCDPKSLPTYEASHEFQTKKKRQQQRQHEEAAKRQKLHHQQQHGRLPPVQQSGQGHPQMRPGPNPPLHASQPQVAGGPSHHYGKPHGPPAGPSRYPAGANPSGGYGHPTRGQGGAYGSGRYPPQGRGSQYGSGGMPAAGPRGGGGSSYGAGGSNYPPYGASGTGRGSNVNRNQQQYNWQQ from the exons ATGGCGATAGCTGCACCGGAACAGCTGAACCTTACGGAAGCTCCAACATGGGGATCTCGGACCGTTGATTGTTTCGAGAAATTGGAACAGATTGGTGAAGGCACTTACGG TCAAGTGTACATGGCTAAAGAAATTAGAACAGGGGAAATTGTTGCGTTGAAGAAGATACGCATGGACAACGAAAGAGAAGGG TTTCCAATAACTGCTATACGTGAAATCAAAATCTTGAAGAAGCTGCACCATGAAAATGTGATTAATCTGAAAGAGATTGTAACATCTCCAG GTCCTGAGAAGGATGAGCAAGGGAGGCCAG ATGGTAACAAGTATAAAGGTGGAATCTACATGGTCTTTGAGTACATGGACCATGATTTGACTGGGCTTGCTGATCGTCCTGGAATGAGATTTTCAGTTCCGCAGATTAAG TGTTACATGAAACAGCTTTTGACTGGACTTCACTATTGTCATGTGAATCAAGTGCTTCATCGTGATATTAAAG GTTCCAATCTTCTGATTGACAACAAAGGCAATTTGAAGCTTGCCGATTTTGGGCTTGCTCGATCCTTCTCAAATGATCACAATGCAAATCTTACAAATCGTGTAATTACTTTATGGTACAG ACCACCTGAGCTGCTTCTTGGGACCACAAAGTATGGTCCAGCCGTTGATATGTGGTCGGTTGGTTGCATCTTCGCTGAGCTACTTCATGGAAAACCAATCTTTCCAGGGAAGGATGAG CCAGAGCAGTTGAATAAGATTTTTGAGCTGTGTGGTGCTCCAGACGAGGTTAACTGGCCTGGAGTTTCCAAGATTCCATGGTATAACAATTTCAAACCATCAAGGCCATTGAAAAGACGTCTAAGGGAGGTTTTCAGACA CTTTGATCGACATGCTTTGGAGTTGCTTGACAAGATGCTGACCCTGGACCCGTCTCAG AGAATTTCAGCCAAGGATGCACTTGATGCCGAGTATTTCTGGACTGATCCATTACCATGCGATCCAAAGAG TTTGCCAACCTATGAAGCTTCACATGAGTTCCAGACAAAGAAAAAGCGTCAGCAGCAAAGGCAGCACGAAGAAGCAGCTAAACGCCAAAAACTGCATCACCAGCAGCAGCATGGTCGGCTTCCACCGGTTCAGCAGTCAGGGCAGGGACATCCTCAAATGAGACCAGGCCCAAATCCCCCATTGCATGCATCCCAACCTCAGGTTGCTGGCGGACCGAGCCACCACTACGGGAAGCCGCATGGACCTCCAGCAGGGCCAAGCAGATATCCAGCTGGAGCAAATCCTTCTGGAGGATATGGTCACCCTACTCGTGGCCAAGGTGGAGCTTATGGCAGTGGTCGCTATCCACCTCAAGGAAGGGGTTCCCAATATGGTTCAGGAGGAATGCCTGCTGCTGGTCCCCGGGGAGGTGGAGGTAGCAGTTATGGTGCCGGAGGCTCAAATTATCCTCCATATGGAGCTTCTGGCACTGGACGTGGCTCAAATGTGAATCGCAACCAACAACAATACAATTGGCAGCAGTAA
- the LOC104091407 gene encoding molybdopterin synthase catalytic subunit has protein sequence MADEERDLIEILEENNPIDTNKYTRYVRSPKCGAIATFEGTTRDTFEGKEVLELKYEAYVPMAIRCLKTLCSSARASWDIHSIAVAHCLGTVPVGETSVFVAISAVHRADALDACKFLIDELKASVPIWKKEVYTNGEVWKENKEFIERIPDLGKTSHDQAGTCSAKKKVEAHERKSCCGTKVKVNDETSDSCS, from the coding sequence ATGGCTGATGAGGAGAGAGATCTAATTGAGATCTTGGAAGAGAATAACCCAATAGACACCAACAAATATACTCGTTATGTTCGTTCTCCCAAATGCGGAGCTATAGCAACGTTTGAAGGTACAACGCGTGACACCTTTGAGGGCAAGGAAGTCTTAGAGTTAAAATACGAAGCATATGTTCCAATGGCGATACGTTGTTTAAAAACCCTATGTTCTTCTGCCCGAGCATCGTGGGATATACACTCGATTGCAGTTGCCCACTGCTTGGGTACTGTTCCTGTCGGAGAGACTAGTGTATTTGTTGCAATCTCGGCTGTCCATCGAGCGGATGCATTGGATGCTTGTAAGTTTCTGATTGACGAGCTTAAAGCATCAGTTCCGATATGGAAGAAGGAGGTATATACAAATGGAGAAGTGTGGAAAGAGAATAAAGAGTTTATAGAGAGGATCCCAGATCTTGGGAAGACATCACATGATCAAGCCGGCACTTGCTCTGCTAAAAAGAAAGTGGAGGCACATGAGAGAAAGAGTTGCTGTGGGACAAAGGTTAAAGTCAATGATGAAACTTCAGATTCTTGTAGCTAG